A DNA window from Pseudomonadota bacterium contains the following coding sequences:
- a CDS encoding DUF2442 domain-containing protein, which translates to MVKVKSVEPLNDYRLAIELSNGRKGVFDVSPYIGKGVFSELKEQAYFRSVRPAFGGIMWPHEQDFSPETVEYELQE; encoded by the coding sequence ATGGTTAAGGTCAAATCCGTAGAACCTTTAAACGATTATAGACTTGCAATTGAACTGTCAAACGGCAGGAAAGGTGTGTTTGATGTCTCTCCTTATATCGGTAAAGGTGTGTTTAGCGAATTAAAGGAACAGGCATATTTTCGTTCTGTCAGACCTGCCTTTGGGGGTATTATGTGGCCCCATGAACAGGATTTCAGCCCCGAGACAGTGGAGTATGAACTGCAAGAATAA